In Gossypium raimondii isolate GPD5lz chromosome 12, ASM2569854v1, whole genome shotgun sequence, a single window of DNA contains:
- the LOC105763054 gene encoding glucan endo-1,3-beta-glucosidase 13 encodes MTKVALVFKCSLLLMTCCFLVPTMETSVQDKADAAIPVTTLSPPEGNTTFLDGTTWCVALAGVSQIDLQNALDWACGLGMSDCGAIQEGGKCYEPDTLLSHASYAFNNYYQQNGNSDIACNFGGTATLTKNNPSYGKCLYAAPGSDRSATPPLSKYKSSFLWWEIVGILLLLYKGS; translated from the exons ATGACAAAGGTAGCTTTGGTTTTCAAGTGCTCCCTCTTATTAATGACCTGCTGTTTTCTAG TGCCAACCATGGAAACATCAGTGCAAGACAAGGCAGATGCAGCGATTCCAGTGACAACCCTTTCACCTCCAGAAGGAAACACAACTTTCCTTGATGGTACCACATGGTGTGTGGCACTGGCAGGTGTCTCCCAGATTGACTTGCAGAATGCATTAGACTGGGCATGTGGACTGGGAATGTCTGATTGTGGTGCAATCCAGGAGGGAGGAAAATGTTATGAGCCTGACACACTCCTTTCTCATGCTTCTTATGCCTTCAATAATTACTACCAACAGAATGGCAACTCCGATATCGCTTGCAATTTCGGAGGAACCGCcactttaacaaaaaataaccCCA GCTATGGAAAGTGTCTGTATGCAGCACCAGG GTCTGATAGGTCAGCAACACCTCCTTTGTCCAAGTATAAATCAAGCTTTTTATGGTGGGAAATTGTGGGGATTTTACTGCTTTTGTACAAGGGAAGCTGA